In Acidimicrobiales bacterium, a genomic segment contains:
- a CDS encoding class I SAM-dependent methyltransferase, giving the protein MADSYSRAVHDSSERLLASQRAYYDLRAPDYGELSSPSDRRIRGMIPIEVARSVVHDAALYGDVVELACGPGMFTAELARRARSVTAVDASPRMLERNRREVRTANVTYIEADLFSWAPDRVYDAVFFGFWLSHVPTVRFAQFWALVATCIGGDGQVAFVDEDDRAASSDEIKVVDDTPAASRRLSDGRSFDIVKLYWAPDDLERHVRELGWDIDVRPVGATFLYGSGRPSRRPPR; this is encoded by the coding sequence GTGGCAGACTCGTACAGCCGGGCCGTCCACGACTCCTCGGAACGGCTCCTCGCCTCCCAGAGGGCCTATTACGACCTGCGCGCTCCCGACTACGGCGAGCTGTCCAGCCCTTCTGACCGGCGGATCCGGGGAATGATTCCGATCGAGGTCGCGCGCAGTGTCGTGCACGATGCCGCTCTCTATGGCGACGTCGTGGAACTGGCATGCGGGCCCGGCATGTTCACCGCCGAGCTAGCCCGGCGGGCGCGGTCGGTGACCGCCGTTGACGCCTCGCCGCGCATGCTGGAGCGCAATCGACGGGAGGTGAGGACCGCGAACGTTACCTACATCGAGGCCGATCTGTTCAGCTGGGCGCCGGACCGGGTCTATGACGCTGTGTTCTTCGGATTCTGGCTGTCGCATGTTCCCACGGTCAGGTTCGCTCAGTTCTGGGCTCTTGTTGCCACCTGTATCGGAGGCGATGGTCAGGTGGCGTTCGTCGACGAGGACGACCGAGCCGCCTCCAGCGACGAGATCAAGGTCGTCGATGACACCCCGGCGGCGAGTCGACGCCTCAGCGACGGCCGGAGCTTTGACATTGTCAAGCTCTACTGGGCACCAGACGACCTCGAGCGACACGTTCGAGAACTCGGATGGGACATCGACGTTCGTCCAGTCGGAGCAACATTCCTCTACGGAAGCGGTCGCCCGTCACGACGACCACCGAGGTGA
- a CDS encoding dihydrofolate reductase family protein, giving the protein VSSTLEQGDWNAQLVRGDLGKAVQQLKLESGKGLFVGGVKLPLALTELGLIDEYEFVVHPRLAGHGPTLFAGLSNHVSLKLVSRLEFGSGAVAMRYQPRR; this is encoded by the coding sequence GTGTCGAGCACGCTGGAGCAGGGCGATTGGAACGCGCAACTCGTACGCGGGGATCTGGGCAAGGCCGTTCAGCAACTCAAGCTGGAGTCCGGCAAGGGACTGTTCGTGGGAGGTGTGAAGCTCCCGCTGGCGTTGACGGAGCTGGGATTGATCGATGAGTACGAGTTCGTGGTGCATCCGAGGCTCGCGGGCCACGGGCCGACGTTGTTCGCGGGGCTCTCGAACCATGTCAGCTTGAAGCTCGTGAGCCGTCTGGAGTTCGGCTCGGGGGCAGTGGCGATGCGGTACCAGCCGAGAAGGTAG